The Fusobacterium polymorphum genome segment AATTTAGATATGCAAGGAGATAAATTTTATCTAAATAATGTTGATGTAACTACAAAGATAAGAGAAAAAAGAATAAATGAAAATGTATCAAAAGTTGCAAGTATTAAGATAGTTAGAAGTAATTTAGTAGATTTGCAAAGAAAAGTTAGCAATAATAAAAATGTTATCTTAGATGGTAGAGATGTTGGAACTGTCATATTTCCTAATGCACAAGTGAAAATATTTTTAATAGCTAGCCCTGAGGAAAGAGCAAGAAGAAGATATAAAGAATTTCTTGAAAAGAAAACTGAAATAACTTATGAAGAAGTTTTAAACTCTATAAAAGAAAGAGACCATATAGATAGCACAAGAGATGAAAGTCCATTTGTTAAAGCTGATGATGCTATTGAATTGGATAGTACAAATTTAACAATAGATGATGTAGTTAATTTTATATCAAAAGAAATTGAAAAAGTTAAATAAAAAATTTACAAATAATGAGGGAAATTTATGTATAATTTATTAAGAAAAATAGCTTTAACCTTATATAAACCTTTTATGAAAGAGAAGATGAAAACATTTATAAATAAAAGGTTAAACCAAGATTTTTCGGATTTAAAAGATGAAGAATATATATGGATACATTGTTCATCAGTTGGGGAAGTTAATCTATCAGAAGATTTAGTTAAAAAATTCTATTCAATTTCCAGGAAGAATATATTAATTTCAGTTTTCACTGATACAGGATATGAAAATGCTGTGAAAAAATATTCTGATAAGAAAAAGATAAAAGTTATATATTTTCCAGTAGATGATAAAAAGAAAATAAATGAAATTTTAAATAAAATAAAATTGAAACTTTTAGTTCTTGTAGAAACTGAACTTTGGCCTAATCTTATAAACGAAACAAAAAAGAAACGATCAAGAATCATAGTTGTAAATGGTAGAATATCAGATAGAAGCTATCCAAGATATAAAAAACTTAAATTTTTATTAAAATCTATGTTGCAAAAAATAGATTTTTTCTATATACAATCGGAAATAGATAAAGAAAGAATTATAAGTTTAGGTGCAATCAAGGAAAAGGTTGAAAATGTAGGAAATTTAAAATTTAGTATATCTCTTGAAAAATATTCTGATAATGAAAAAGAAGAATATAGAAAATTTTTAAATATTGGAGATAGAAAAGTTTTTGTTGCAGGTAGTACAAGAACAGGTGAAGATGAAATAATTTTAGATGTCTTTAAAAGAATTAAAAACTATGTTTTAATAATAGTTCCAAGACATTTAGATAGACTGGCTAAAATAGAAAATTTAATAAAAGGAAATAATCTAACTTATGTAAAGTATAGTGATTTAGAGAATAAGATTTCAACAGGAAAAGAAGATATAATCTTAGTAGATAAAATGGGAGTTCTTAGAAAATTATATTCTATTTCTGATATTGCATTTGTTGGAGGAACTTTGGTAAATATTGGAGGACATAATTTACTTGAGCCACTATTTTATAGAAAGGCAGTTATCTTTGGAAAATATACTCAAAATGTTGTGGATATTGCAAAAGAAATTTTAAGAAGAAAAATAGGTTTTCAAGTTGAAAATGTTGAAGAATTTGTAAAAGCAATAGAAACTATTGAAAATGGAAAAAATTCAGATGAAGAAATTAATTCTTTCTTTGAAGAAAATAGGCTAATAGCATTAAATATTGTTAAAAAGGAAAATTTAATTATGAATAATATAAAAGAAGAAACAAAAGATTTATGGAAACATTTTTTCCATTCAGAGAAATCAAATTATAATATATATATGTATAAATTACTTGATTATCCTGAATACATAATGTATGATAATGATGTAATGAAAGAAAAGAAATCAAAATGGAGTGAATACTTTGGAAATTCTAATCCAATAGCAGTGGAAATAGGTACTGGAAGTGGAAACTTTATGTATCAACTTGCAGAGAGAAATCCTAATAAAAATTTTATTGGTTTAGAACTGAGATTTAAAAGATTGGTATTAGCCACTCAAAAATGTAAAAAAAGAAATTTAAAAAATGTTGCTTTCCTTAGAAAAAGAGGGGAAGAATTGGAAGATTTCTTAGCTGATAATGAAATATCTGAAATGTATATAAATTTCCCAGACCCTTGGGAAGGAACAGAGAAGAATAGAATTATCCAAGAAAGATTATTTAAAACATTGGATAAGATTATGAAAAAAGATGGAATGCTATACTTTAAAACTGACCATGATATCTATTATAGTGATGTTTTAGAGTTGGTAAAAACTTTGGATAACTATGAAGTAATTTATCATACTTCTGATTTACATAATTCAGAAAAAGCAGAAAATAATATAAAAACAGAGTTTGAGCAATTATTTTTACATAAACATAATAAAAATATAAATTATATTGAAATTAAGAAAATAGTTTAGGAGGAGAAAATGGCTGGTTATGTTGTAGTAGGTACTCAATGGGGAGACGAAGGAAAAGGTAAAATCATTGATGTTTTATCAGAAAAAGCTGATTATGTAGTAAGATTTCAAGGTGGGAATAATGCTGGACATACAGTTGTAGTAAATGGAGAAAAATTTATTCTGCAACTTTTACCATCTGGTGTTCTTCAAGCTGGTACTTGTGTAATTGGACCAGGTGTTGTTGTTGACCCCAAAGTTTTCCTAGAAGAAATAGATAGAATAGAAAAAAGAGGTGCTAAGACAGACCATGTAATTATAAGTGATAGAGCACATGTTATTATGCCTTATCACATTGAAATGGATAAAATAAGAGAAAGTGTTGAAGATAGAATAAAAATAGGAACAACTAAAAAAGGAATTGGACCTTGTTATGCCGATAAAATTGCAAGAGATGGTATAAGAATGGCTGATTTACTTGATTTAAAACAATTTGAAGAAAAATTAAGAGCTAATTTAAAAGAAAAAAATGAAATATTTATAAAAATTTATGGTTTAGAACCACTTGATTTTGATAAGATTTTTGAAGAATATAAAGGGTATATTGAAAAAATAAAACATAGAATAGTTGATACTATTCCAATAGTAAATAAAGCATTAGATGAAAATAAACTTGTACTTTTTGAGGGAGCACAAGCTATGATGCTTGACATAAACTATGGAACTTATCCTTATGTTACTTCATCATCTCCCACTCTTGGAGGTGTTACAACAGGAGCAGGAATTTCTCCAAGAAAAATTGATAAGGGAATAGGAGTAATGAAAGCCTATACAACAAGAGTTGGAGAAGGTCCATTTGTAACTGAAATTAAAGGAGAATTTGGAGATAAAATCAGAGGAATTGGTGGAGAATATGGAGCTGTTACTGGTAGACCAAGAAGATGTGGTTGGCTTGATTTAGTTGTGGGAAGATATGCAACTGAAATAAATGGTTTAACTGATATAGTTATGACTAAAATAGATGTTTTAAGTGGATTAGGAAAATTAAAAATTTGTACTGCCTATGAAATAGATGGAAAAATTTATGAGTATGTCCCTGCTGATACAAAAGCATTAGATAGAGCTATACCTATATATGAAGAACTTGATGGTTGGGATGAAGATATAACTCAAATCAAAAAATATGAAGATTTACCAGTAAATTGTAGAAAATATTTGGAAAGAGTACAAGAGATTTTAGCTTGTCCTATATCTGTTGTATCTGTTGGACCAGATAGAAGTCAAAATATACATATAAGAGAAATATAGAAAAAAGTTTCATATAAAATAAGCCAAGGTTGTTGTAAACTCAAATTTTAGTGGAAATAAAAATAAGAGAGTTACATTCCAGATTTTAGGATAAAAATTAAATAGAATGAGCCGAGCAAATCTCAACATGTTTGAGCTAACTTGTTAGTGAGTTGGTTGAATTTGCAGCGAATTCTTAATTTTTAGCCGTTAAAAAATCTGGCTAGTAATGAACTATTTTTATTACACTTATTACAGCAACCTTTATTTTATATAAAAAAGGAGAATTATGAGAACATTATTATTATTAAGAGGAATACAAGCAAGTGGAAAATCCACTTGGATAAAAGAAAATAACTTAGAAGCATATACATTAAGTGCTGATAATATAAGATTAAATATTGCAAACCCTATTTTACTTGAAGATGGTTCTTATGAAATTAGTCAAAAATACAATAAAGTAACTTGGGAATTATTATATAAATATTTAGAAATGAGAATGCAAAATGGTGATTTTACAATAATAGATGCTACACATTCTGATATTAAACTTATGAATAAATATAGAGATTTAGCAAATACATATAAATATACTATGTACTGTCTAGAGTTTGATGTCGCTTTAGAAGAAGCTTTAAAGAGAAATAAGGAAAGAGATAACTATAAATATGTACCTGAAAGAGTTATAGAAAGAACTTATGAAACTATTAAAAATAATGAAAAATTACCAAGTGGTTTAAAGAAAATAAATTCAATAGATGAAATAATAAATTTCTATACTGCTGATGTAAATGAATATAAAAAAGTTATAATCATAGGAGATATTCATTCTTGTGCAGAACCATTAAAAGAAGTTTTAAAAGATTTTAGTGAGGAAAATCTTTATGTTTTTGTTGGAGATTACTTTGACAGAGGAATACAACCAGTTGAAACTTTTAAGATAATGTTAGATTTATTAGAAAAACCTAATGTTATTTTAATTGAAGGAAATCATGAAGAAAAGAGTGTGAAAAAATTCATCTATGATGAAGAAAAATATACAAAATCTTTTGAAGAAACAACTTTGCTACCTCTTTTAAAAGAATATGATGTGGACTATGTAAGGGCTTCTTTAAAGAAAATATATAAGAAGCTAAGACAATGTTTTGTTTTTGAATTTAGAGGTAAAAAATTTTTATGTACCCATGGAGGTTTACCACTTGTTCCAAAATTAACTTTAGTTTCAGCTAAAGAAATGATACATGGAGTTGGAAAATATGAAACTGAAATAGGAGAAATTTACTCTGAAAACTATAAAAAAGATCTATGCCAAGATTTTATACAAGTTCATGGACATAGAGGTATTAATGATGGAGAATACTCGTATTGCCTTGAAGCTAGAGTTGAATTTGGTGGAGAATTAAAAATTTTAACTATTGATAATGATGGAAATATTGAAAAATCTGGAATAAAAAATGATGTATACAACAGAGGATTAAAATTACCAATGTCAGGTGCTACCGAAAAAGTTGAATTTAATACTGCAAATGAACTCATCAATGAAATGATAGGACATAAATTCATTACTGTTAAGGAATGTGACTATAACTTAATTTCATTAAATTTCAATAGAGAAGCATTTAATAAGAAAAAATGGAATGATTTAACAATAAAGGCAAGAGGGCTATTTGTAGATAAAGATAGTGGAGAAGTTAAAATCAGAAGTTATAATAAATTTTTTAACTTTGGAGAAAGACATATAAATTTAGGTTACTTAAATAAATATGCAACTTACCCAATTAGAGTATTTAAAAAATATAATGGTTTCTTAGGTTTAGCCTCTGTTGTAAATAATGAAGTTGTACTTACTTCAAAGTCAGTAACTTCTGGAAAGTATAAGGATATTTTTCAAAATATTTGGGATAAGGTAGAAAATGAAGTAAGAGAATTATTAAAGAAAACTATGATAGAAAACAATTGTACAGCAGTTTTTGAAGTAGTTTCCCCTGAATATGACCCTCATATAATAAAATATGATAAAGAGCACTTATACTTATTGGATTTCATAGAAAATAAATTAGATTTAGATACTCATAACATAGATTTAGAATTCTCTGAAAATCTAATGAAAAGGGTTGAATTTTCTTCTGATTTACTTACTAAAAAAGAAGAACTTACAAGATTAGAAAATTATGATGAGCTATATAATTTTTTACATGAAAAAACAATGAGTTTAGAAGAATTTGAAGGTTATGTATTATGTGATAATTCTGGATTAATGTTTAAATTTAAATTACCTTACTATATTTTATGGAAAACAAGAAGAGCTTGGCTTGAAAGATATCGTTCAGCTTTAGCTAAAGGAAAAAAAGTTGAAGTAACTGAAAAAGATGAACATAGACATTTCAAAAAATTTCTTTTAAAATTAGGTAAGGATAAATTAGAAGGATTAAGTATAATAGATGTGAGGGAACTATATGAAAAAGAAAATTAAAGTCCTAATTAGTGCTTGTTTATTAGGAGATAATGTGAAGTATTCTGGTGGAAATAATCTTACACCAGAACTTGTAACATTACTAGAAAA includes the following:
- the cmk gene encoding (d)CMP kinase; this encodes MNNIIVAIDGPAGSGKSTIAKIIAKKFNFTYIDTGAMYRMITLYLLENNIDFDDLKEIEKVLNTVNLDMQGDKFYLNNVDVTTKIREKRINENVSKVASIKIVRSNLVDLQRKVSNNKNVILDGRDVGTVIFPNAQVKIFLIASPEERARRRYKEFLEKKTEITYEEVLNSIKERDHIDSTRDESPFVKADDAIELDSTNLTIDDVVNFISKEIEKVK
- the trmB gene encoding tRNA (guanosine(46)-N7)-methyltransferase TrmB, whose amino-acid sequence is MYNLLRKIALTLYKPFMKEKMKTFINKRLNQDFSDLKDEEYIWIHCSSVGEVNLSEDLVKKFYSISRKNILISVFTDTGYENAVKKYSDKKKIKVIYFPVDDKKKINEILNKIKLKLLVLVETELWPNLINETKKKRSRIIVVNGRISDRSYPRYKKLKFLLKSMLQKIDFFYIQSEIDKERIISLGAIKEKVENVGNLKFSISLEKYSDNEKEEYRKFLNIGDRKVFVAGSTRTGEDEIILDVFKRIKNYVLIIVPRHLDRLAKIENLIKGNNLTYVKYSDLENKISTGKEDIILVDKMGVLRKLYSISDIAFVGGTLVNIGGHNLLEPLFYRKAVIFGKYTQNVVDIAKEILRRKIGFQVENVEEFVKAIETIENGKNSDEEINSFFEENRLIALNIVKKENLIMNNIKEETKDLWKHFFHSEKSNYNIYMYKLLDYPEYIMYDNDVMKEKKSKWSEYFGNSNPIAVEIGTGSGNFMYQLAERNPNKNFIGLELRFKRLVLATQKCKKRNLKNVAFLRKRGEELEDFLADNEISEMYINFPDPWEGTEKNRIIQERLFKTLDKIMKKDGMLYFKTDHDIYYSDVLELVKTLDNYEVIYHTSDLHNSEKAENNIKTEFEQLFLHKHNKNINYIEIKKIV
- a CDS encoding adenylosuccinate synthase, yielding MAGYVVVGTQWGDEGKGKIIDVLSEKADYVVRFQGGNNAGHTVVVNGEKFILQLLPSGVLQAGTCVIGPGVVVDPKVFLEEIDRIEKRGAKTDHVIISDRAHVIMPYHIEMDKIRESVEDRIKIGTTKKGIGPCYADKIARDGIRMADLLDLKQFEEKLRANLKEKNEIFIKIYGLEPLDFDKIFEEYKGYIEKIKHRIVDTIPIVNKALDENKLVLFEGAQAMMLDINYGTYPYVTSSSPTLGGVTTGAGISPRKIDKGIGVMKAYTTRVGEGPFVTEIKGEFGDKIRGIGGEYGAVTGRPRRCGWLDLVVGRYATEINGLTDIVMTKIDVLSGLGKLKICTAYEIDGKIYEYVPADTKALDRAIPIYEELDGWDEDITQIKKYEDLPVNCRKYLERVQEILACPISVVSVGPDRSQNIHIREI
- a CDS encoding RNA ligase, giving the protein MRTLLLLRGIQASGKSTWIKENNLEAYTLSADNIRLNIANPILLEDGSYEISQKYNKVTWELLYKYLEMRMQNGDFTIIDATHSDIKLMNKYRDLANTYKYTMYCLEFDVALEEALKRNKERDNYKYVPERVIERTYETIKNNEKLPSGLKKINSIDEIINFYTADVNEYKKVIIIGDIHSCAEPLKEVLKDFSEENLYVFVGDYFDRGIQPVETFKIMLDLLEKPNVILIEGNHEEKSVKKFIYDEEKYTKSFEETTLLPLLKEYDVDYVRASLKKIYKKLRQCFVFEFRGKKFLCTHGGLPLVPKLTLVSAKEMIHGVGKYETEIGEIYSENYKKDLCQDFIQVHGHRGINDGEYSYCLEARVEFGGELKILTIDNDGNIEKSGIKNDVYNRGLKLPMSGATEKVEFNTANELINEMIGHKFITVKECDYNLISLNFNREAFNKKKWNDLTIKARGLFVDKDSGEVKIRSYNKFFNFGERHINLGYLNKYATYPIRVFKKYNGFLGLASVVNNEVVLTSKSVTSGKYKDIFQNIWDKVENEVRELLKKTMIENNCTAVFEVVSPEYDPHIIKYDKEHLYLLDFIENKLDLDTHNIDLEFSENLMKRVEFSSDLLTKKEELTRLENYDELYNFLHEKTMSLEEFEGYVLCDNSGLMFKFKLPYYILWKTRRAWLERYRSALAKGKKVEVTEKDEHRHFKKFLLKLGKDKLEGLSIIDVRELYEKEN